GGATGTGACGATGTACGTGtgttcgccgccggcgacgactgTCGCGGCCGGCATCGCCGACGTCTCCAGTTGGTTCACCGGCTGGGGGGGCACTCCAgccccggcggcgggcgcatcCTCCACCGCTCCGGCGGAGtggacgcgcctcgcgtggGTTCGAATCCCGTACGACACGAAGCAGTTCCAGAACGGCAAGCCGCAGTGGCACACGCTGCGCTCGCTGGACGGCACCAGCACGGAGATGTTCTCGATCCTCATGGGCATGGAAATGTTCCCGACGAAGGCGGGAAAAACGCGCTCAGAGCGACTTGAGTACAGGCTCGCCAGGTGAGCACACAGCCGCGACACGGGCACGACAATCTGGCAAGCGACCGGCTCGCATGGCTGAGAGTagctgcgcgcctcgtgtGCTCAGGCTTGTCCAGGCAGGCGTGCgtaggccgcggcggagggggccgggcggcgcgagtcgCTCAGGCAGACGAAcgcgacgctgcagccgaTGTGTTCCCGCCACGGCTGTCGTGTGATGCGTCTTCTTGCCCAGGTATTACTTCCGCGCTCTCATCTATGAAGGTCTACATCTGCCTGCGGTCGGCTACGACGTCTTCCCAGACCCGTATATCCGAGTGAGTTGTCATCGGCAcgcatgcgtatatataAGACATGCCTGTTTCAGCGATGTACCATGAATATTTGCATACATGAAGCATGCAAAAATTCATTGGAGGAGccgtgcggctgctgcgacaCAAATGTTAAGGCGTGGTGCCTTTAAGTTCCATTCAGGTGAACTGCCGTGGAGCAGGGATATTCATTTCTGTGCACCCGTtcgactgcagcagcgcgacgtGATTTCACGGTGTTTCGATGATGAACACGATTCGTTTTCTCAGGTGGAACTCGGAAGTAAGATGCTGCGCACGACAACGATTCGCCAGACGCTGAACCCGTCTTACTACGAGGCATACGAGATCGAGACGCGCCTCCCAGAAAACATCACCCTCGCTCCCGATATCAACGTGAGGCACACGCAAAGTTTCTCCAGGCGACACGAGCAAATGCTTCAGCGTCTCCTCAGTACATGTCTACATATTCACGCGTACGAATTCATTTGTATGCGTATATTGCCCACGCGGATGCGTAGAGAGACGACTGCGTGACTAGGTGCAAGGCAGCCCATTGTCAGAGGCAGGATGCTTGTCCCACAAACACAAACAGACGCCACTGTGCCTCACTCCGCGTACGCATCAACATATCTTTCCATCTGGGAGCCTCCGGGGTGATGCACACACATACAAGTATTCGAGTACATCGCCCAGTATAGACTGCATGCGGAAACTGTGGTCACGTGCATTGGTGGCTGCCTTTCTCGTGGCTGAAAACCGCGTGTGTCTGGCTGCCACCTTCTTCCTTCGTGCCTACAGGTCGATGTCGTCTCCGAGTCGAACTCCATTCTGTCGTCCGATGTCGTCCTCGGATCCGTTCAGTATGTCTCTAGTTCGCCAGCAAGCCAGTCGTTTCTTTGTATATGTCTATATTGCAtgcgctctccgcgggaATGGGTAGGAGTTGTGGGAGAGAGCCAGTTTTCTGCGTTCCGGCTACGTGCATGTGCGCGCTCTCGGCTGCTTAAGATGTGGAAGTAATTGCCCGTGACCTAGTTATGATCTTATATTCTTGTCGTGCTCGCGGCGTCCGGCGGACCGGTGCCTGCGTGGTCAGCAGCTTGAAAGGCTTTCGCGTGGTTGGGGGCTTCACTTGGCTTCATTTGCGTCGTGGTCGTTCAGGTATCCGATTCAGAAAGTCCCGAAAGAGTGGAAGAAGGCGCCCGtgtggctgccgctgcagtcgAAGGCCTACCCTCGGTGCAAAGCCAAGGTGCTGGTTGCGTTTGAGCTGGTGCCTGCTGAgaaggcagaagacgacACGTATCCATTTTTTGACGACATTCGACCTTCCACCAAGGAAGGAAATATTCGCCTCTTCCTTGTCGGCGTTCGTCTCTACAAACCGCTGACGCAGCCTTTCGTTACCGTAAGCCGCAACCTAGAAGGCAACTGCGCTTCAAGACTTTCCGTGACGCGCGGGTTTCTTCTCACGCCGCCTGTTGTCTCCATCCCCGTCGCATCCAGGAGCTCCGACATCGCGCGCCGGCTCAATAAGTCGCCAGCGCGTGTTCAGCGAAACCTGTGCTtaggcgcgcggcggcagggcaTTCGTGGTGATAAGTGCGCGGACAGTAACTACATGACCACAATATATCAAAACTATGCTTGTTTGCGTGTTTCGATCCGCAGTGAGGCCTGCGCGTATTGCATTCATAGGCCAGTTCCTGTTGGCTTCTTCTGAGAGATGAACAAGCAGAATGCAGCCCGCGGGCGATGCGCCGCGTCTCAGGCAGTGGACCCCTGTGTGGCTTGTCTCTGCAGCCCCCACAGTCCCTGGCTGTTTTATTACCGtttgctgctgcgcaggtTTGCTTCGGCCGCGACGTCGAGGACACTTCGCTGCCTTTGTGGTCGCAGCagtcgtcggcgccgcggacgggcgagggcggcaactGGAATTTCTTGGAGGAGTTCAGGGTCTCAGTGTCGCTGCCGAAGCGCATGCAACACCATTCGTTTCTCGAGGTTAAGGTTCAGGACAAAGTCCAGGGCATCGGGGGCGAATCCATGACCGACGTCGGCATGGCCTACATCACGCTGAACCCGCTCCTGCCTTGGCTCGACAGCCGAGAGCAAACAGAGGTAAGGCGCAAGCTCGTACTCAAGTTTTCAAAGAGCAGAGAGATGACTCAACTATTTTCACAATTGACCACCTGCGACCGCGTGCCTCCGTCATGCGTAGACTTGGGAGAGGTGTGTGCGCTCGCCCGCATATACATGAGCACGCGCGTGTGTTTTTGTAGAAAATGAAGCAGACAACCAATAGGTGGATATTTTGGTGGGCACTTTGCAAGGCAGCGAGCGACTCCACGCTGCTTTTCGAGTAACTTGTGGTGTCTCGATCTTGACCCAGAGGACTTGAATCAGAGTGTCCATTGCTCCTGATCTCGCCAGTGCggtatgtttgtgtgtttctCTGACTTCTGTGCTCCTGCAGTGCCTGGAGACTTTCAAACTTCAGATGCTCGAGGAGGTGCTGATCGAAGACGCTGAGAACGCGCGAGTAAGCCGCCGTGCCGCAGGCTGGGTTTCTGGGATTTGCTAGGTGCGGTCTCGTTGTGAATCGCTTGCAGGCACGGCCTTGTGTCTCTGCTGTTTCTTATCTTGTGCGTGGTTGCAGCGCTCCACGGAAGGCGGGGGCGCCCGGAACGCGGTCGACGCCGTTGACGAGGATGGGGTACAGAAGAGGGAGATTGCCGCTGCGGTAAGGCGCTCTTATCGCCTGCGTTTCTGTCGTCTTTGCTCCTCCTGCTGTGTACACCGTCCACCTTTTCATGCGACTCTgttccgcgcgcgtccttgTTCGTCTGCTTGCGTTTCGCCCCTCCACTTGTTCCTCCGGCGGCCCAAGAGTGGGTATGCGGTTCCGTCCTCGTGTCGCAGCGCTTTCAGCCTGCGCCGTTTCGTGAGTCTAGAAGAGTGTGGGtgctcgcgcatgcgctcatGCGCTCACGTGTTTGCCTTCCCGGCGTGTCAGgagcggacgcggaagaTGGCGATCCCGTACAACGACCCCGACGTGGCGAACCTGAAGATTGAGGAGCCCGACGATTATGTCTCCTTCcaggagacgaggccgccggctgggacgcggccgtcgcgcgagcCGTCTTCGCGGCACGACGGCGGAAAAGCGCCGAGGGACGGAGGGacgggcgcgcctctgcgcggcgcctctggagtcgagggaggcgaggcgcctggagAGGCGGGAGCGAACGAGAAGGACGACATGCAAATAGGGCGCCAGAACACCTCACCAGGCGAAGGGGGGGCCGTAGGAggtcgccgcgacgcgatCGTTACAGGCTCGGTGCAAGGCGCCTACGGCTTCACTGCTGAGCAACTCAATTTCATGCTGACAGTGGTATGCGCCGGGACGGTGAAGAGACGAGAAAACCCCTACAGGCCCCTGCCGGAGTCGAGGCGACAGACacgaagagagcggcgggAACTGCTCGAGTGCAGGGATGAGGGGGCACAGTGCGGGGCGGTCTGGGCGTCAAGAGCGAGGAAACGAAAGGTTAGGTGGCGTTCTGTGTTCATGTGCGTGCCCTCTGCTTCGTGTGTCTCAGATGGATGAGGATGACACAGAAGAGATGATGCGCGACGAAGTGCCCTACGAGCTGGAGGCCGATTTCACCGTCGACGACCTTCCGTACCTTCGAACGCCTATCTTCAGAGTGAGGGTAGCAGTTCGCGCCCAGCATCTTTCGCGTCGTGTTTCTCCCACATGCCCGCGGGCGGGTGGCTTGAAGGTGGAAATCCatgcggcctgcagcgccagtGGCCTTGAGAAAAGCAATAGATAtgtcgcgtctccgccctgtCCCCTGTTCTTTCGACATCAACGGTATCTTTTTTCGTGGCGGCAGTCTCTGTCACGACCCCCGTGTCTGCGTCATGGGAACCTCGAATCGTGCTTTCTCTCACTTGCCTCTTCGCCACACGCACTCCTCGCTCAGATGCCGTTCGCGCGTGGCTGTGTATCTGCAGCCCACCGACGCAGGAGTCCCGGAGACAGTCGGCTACTTAAAGTATGTATGTCGCGTCTACCAGTCCACAGACGACGGGCAAGGGGCGGAGATGGATCAGATCTGCAAGAGCCTCATCGAGACTTACAACTGTAAGGGGCCGTGGAAGGGAGTACCTGTCTGCCAACCAAGACTTACTTCCATAGGAACAGATGTGTACCTATGGATGTACGTCTATTCGTTCACCGACAGGTGCACACACGTATGTGGAGAGACGCGTTGACAACATATGCATGCAAATACGCGTACACACATGtctacatatatgtatatacattaCATGTTTGCATAGTGATTCGTGGAGCGGTTGCGGCATGGATTTTCGGTGTGCCTGCATATGCTTTCCGCGGCTCGGAAAACGGGGCACTTTTGCTCAGGTCGGCGCACATGCAATCATTGCATTCTGGAGCACCTGAGAATTTGTTTCTTGTGCCTTGTTTTGGCCAGCGACGAGAGACCTTGTGGTGCGCGCGTAcgtgctggcggcgcgtggcCTAGTGCCGCCCTCGGGTGCCTCAGATATTCAAACTTACGTCTGGATCTACGACAGCGAGAACGCCGTGACGCTGCCGGGGGGGCTGTCGTACAACATTCGAGACACCGGCTACGTCAAGAAGCAGGGTTTCAAACCCGAATTCAACCGATGCTACAGTCTCGCCTGCTCGTTGCCAGAGAACTCAGTTGTCCAGGTAGGGCTGGATGCTGGCGACGACAGTGGATTGCCCGTTGCCAAACCCTGCTGCCACATATCTGAGCGACATTCAAGGCACTACATACGGCTGAAACACGAGACAAGAGACTACGCGAAATATTGATAAATGGACGCTTCAGttgtgcagcgcgcgcagcggtcGCGCTGGAGatccgcgtgcgcctgcggctaGTTATCCGTCTGCACTGGGCAAAGCACGTATAGGCAGATCGCGCGGACATGGCAGCTCGGCCGCTGGAGGGTTTCCTCAAGCGTCTGTCTCGCCGTGTTCGTAAAATTGACTCCAACAGGTGTGTGTGTGATACGTGGACACACGGATGTGAGTCCGGGCGGGGGTGCTTCGTGTGAGGGCTGGGACAGGAGACGCGTGCTCAGTTGCCTCCCGCAAGCGTCGGAGGCCAGGCGTTGCGCCTGTGGGCTCGGTGTCGTTCAACGCCTTTCGGTTTCCTCGGGCTCTCGTTCTTCGAGCAGATTGCGCTGATGAATATGGGCCACCTTTCCGACGAGTGCATTGGACGGACATATTTGGACGTAGAAGACCGTTTCTTCAACCGGAAGGTGGAGCAGATGGTTCTTGAAGAGTCTACGCCGATTGAGCTGCGGTAGGGTGGTGAATGAAAAGCAGAGGCCCCATCCCTGCGGCCTGGGAGCGCTACATGACGATCTACAGGCATGTGTGTAGATAGATGTGTTTGAAGCAGGTCTACATATGCATGCGGCTTCGCCGGGGGGATAGCGTTTGCCTCTGTGGACAGCGGTGCGTCAGATCGCTGTCGCCAGTGCCTCCTGAATGCACCGGCCCTCGATGGTCGTCTCGCATTCGCGTCGGAGACCCAGGCTGCTTCATTCTGTGTCAGCCTCTGAGTTGTTGGTCGCGACTCTCGCGCATATTCAGGACACTGAAGAACGAAGGCAGCACAGTGTCTCACGGAACGCTTCGAGGATTTTTCGAAATTATGCGCTCGGAGTACGCGCAGCTTCATCCGCCGTACACTCTCGCCAGCGCTGAGCCGGATGAGTATCAACTTCGAGTACGGAGAGAGCAGACGCATAGGCGTGCTGATGAAAATGTGATGCATTGGGGGGAAAGGTTGAGAGGATACTGTGTGACGGGAGTGAGCGCTGTAACATGTGAACGTCAACGCAGGGGTCCTGCTTGGCTGTTCACCGCAGTCGCGGTTGGCCGCGTTATAGCTGGACGGCAGAGGGGGACGCGTCATCACGGACTTCTGGCTGGTGTTTCAAACACAGGGAAGTCCAACCCTGAATAGTCTCGCCTGTCAGCGACCACGgtggggcgggcgcggctcgaGTATTCTTCCCGCTTGCGCGTGTTTGTACCCTCAGGCTGCGTGCTCTCCccctcgcttctctctgtttttcaGGTTGTCATCTGGCGCGTAAAGGCGGTGCCTCTGGACGACAACTCCTCGATTTCGTTGTTTGTTCGCACAATCTATCAACTCGAGGAGTCGTCCGAAGTCGTCAAAGACACCGATACTCACTACAACAGCAGAGATGGGACTGCCGTTTACAACTGGAGGATGGTTTTCGACGTCTTGATTCCTGCCCAGATCCCCGTGTTGAAGCTGCAGATCTGGAACTACGCTCTTCTATCCTCCACAGAGCCCATCGGAGAGTCCAACCTAGACCTGACTGCTGACTTCTTCAGGGCCaggaagaggcagcaaaACTATAGAGTTCCCAAgtacgcagcagcgcggagtCCCCCTACTTGGCTACCTGTATCTCTTTGTCTGTGGTCGTGTATCGGGGTATTTATAGGACCAGTGCGTGTGGTGCCCGTTAGTGAAACAGTCCGTCTAGCCTCCGGTGATTTGTGTCCCTGCGGTTTCCGCATGCGCTGCTTCCCGTGTCGATGCGACTAGCGCTAACACACTCGCACGTTGGTTGGTGGTTcacgctgcctcgcgtgcgaTTTGTGTCATTTTCTACGGCTCCTCTGCAGAATGTGGGTGCGCTGCTCCCATCCGGCGCACAAGGGGAAGTTGCGAGGATCGATCGAGATGGAAGCGTCCATTTTGccgcgagaggaagccgaaTATACTCCTGTGGGCAATGGACGAGAAGAGCCAAACCGAGACCCCTTCTTGCCTGCCGTTACGACGAATCGAACCTACGTCGACTGGCAGCAGATCGGCGAAACTGTCGGCGCGGCCAGCAACGCGATCATGAGTGGCCTCAAGTGGACCGGTGTGTGGATGGCCGTCGCGGGAGTCATTGCGCTTGTCGTTTTCGTCATGTTTCTGCTCAAGTAACGGAACTGCACAGAGACACCAAGCGAAGCGATTCACTCCGTCACCGGTGCTGCACATGCGTCTTCGCGTGGAGTGCGCGAGCTCGGGGTCGTCGCGTTGCTACCTCTGCAGACCGagatggggggggggggggcggcagggCTTCGGACAACTGTATCGCAAGTCGGGTTTTTACATTATCTTCGAGCAATACAGTGGGAAGGGAACGCTGTCTAGAAATAGGGAGAGCTCAGACTAGGCAGCACCTCCGagaccgcgaggcgcggcaaaAACACGACTATGTCGGTGTGCACGAGGCGCTCCAGGTTGCTTCGACAGAGGTTTAAGCTCTATGGTTTTCTCACTCGGACGATCCGTGGTGTCttgtatatagatatgtacGTAGGTAGATAGTTACACGTGCTTTTGGTTCCGAAGGCCGAAGGCGTGACTGCTGTGTCCTTACTGATTCTGGTTTGCTTTCGCGAGAGACGCATTCAGGGACGCCCGTGTGGCTACTCCGAGGATCTTCCGGCTGTGTTTCGTGCAAAGCATTGAATGACTCAGGGGTCCTGCTTCCTGCCACTTGGCCTACCTTTGTGCATCTTGTCAAGAGCTATTTGAATTGTTGCAGCTATGCTACCTGTGTGGAGAGAGACGGACGAAAAGATAGCGATATGCTGTGAACTTGTATTTTTGTGGCATAGCTGATGTCTTCCCTCCGCTGTGTGCGCGTCCGTGTAGGTGTCATGTTATGCATAGTCCGGACAGTTCGTGAAAAACCCGAAAagtttttttcgttttgcAACTGGAACTCCTGGGGTCTTGTAGTACCTCGCGAGACTGGAGTGGCACGGGGCTGCGAAGTATGATTTCCGGTCTCCTTATCTGTCTGCTCAGCGACCATTACGCGGGGGGAACTAAGCTCAACGGAGGCACACATTTGTAGATGTTGAACCGAACTGCGGATACGGTTAAAGTGAGGGGCTTGCAAGAAACAGGCCACCTAGATCCTCCCTGGGCGGCTATATCCGTATGTGCGTCATCCGGATCCAACACGAGGGCGCTTCTCATCCTAGGAGAAACAGAACAATTATCTGCTAAGTTGCTTATTTTGTGCCTGAGGGCTGCCAATACACTAGCCCCGATGTCCTCTAGAGGCAGAGTTACAAAGCTCGAGCGgtgctgccgcaggcgaccaCGTGCACGTCGAACTATGTATGCGTGGAGAGCCAGAACGTGACCTTTATTGACACGAAAAAAATTCGCATGCGAGACCCCGCAGGGCGCCTCACGATAAAACCGTCTGAGCTCGTGCTACGGATTCGAGAGGTAGTCAAATTCTTTAATTATATTTAGAAAATTAGGATTCAGTTAATTGGTTAAGTAATACTATTATTGATATTGAAAAAAATATACTGCAAATCAAGAATTTGTTTCTATTTGAAAACTGTCATGTTAAAGAACTTTCTGACAGAAGTCTTTAAAACTTTATTAAAAACAAGCAAGTTGAACCCTAAAATTACAATTTTTCTATTAGAAATTTTGTGTTATTGACTGGCGGATATGAGGTGGCCGTATGCCCTTCAAAGACACGCACTGCTCGCCGGGTATGAATACTTTCACCAGTGCCGAAGGTGACTCCACAAATCAGAACAACAGTAGCCTTTCAGCAGCTCACCGAACTTCTGTCGGGTGAGGGAATGTAACTTGTTTTCATAAGCATTTCATCTACGAACCTAGTCAGGAAACTTCGATCGTAAAACCTGCGTCCTATGGGCAGATACGACCTATTTTCACCATTTGTACTTTAGGGAACAAGAACACGGGACGGCTTCCAGTATTCAGAATTTTTATACAAGAAACTCTCATGATGGCGCCCTGGTACGCTTCGGCATTCCGCACCACGAACCAATAACCTTGCCCGTTGCCTCGACGGTTTTTCAGGCATGAGAAGAAGCCTCTGGTAGCAGACATCCTCGTCCTTTCGGATGATCCTTTGCGGGGAGCCGCTAACTTGAGAAAAAGTGGTCCGATGTAGTTTCCTTCCGTATAAACGCTCGTGGAGACCTCTATTACGTGCAAACGTACAAATATGCGTGCAAGTTTGACGCGTACCGTAAGAAACGATGTGCCGTGAGGTGGTTAGACATCGCGGCGCTGAAAATGATGCGGTGTGTCAAGTGCCGTTTTGGACGTCAACACTGAGGAAGAAACCGGATTGCGAAGTTGAGCAAGCGACGCTGTCGTGTTTGGATCATGTAACACATCTTTTCCCGCTGAAACTCGATGTCTCTCCAGGAACCCTGATGCTGGTACCGAGTGCTCCCCGCTTCAACCAGTGACTAACTACTATACTAGCTTGCTCAAAAATGTACCACTGAACCTCCCAGCACGCGAGGCTGCACAAAGGTTCATCACTTGCGCTTGACGGGGTCCGCGCTTGCCCGTGCGCAGAGTACCCTTTGTTTGTCGACGTTGTATTACACAAGACGTCATAAAGGAACGAGAGTATGCGTCTGTAACTCCTGACGGAACTGAGGGCGGAAGTACACAACCATCTGCATTGCCTGTTACCAACCTGATACGAGTTTGCACCCAAACCTCTGTACACTTCGGCGAACTCGTTTACGAAGCTTTCGCACTGTGCGGGACGAGGAAACCTGCATACTGATGGTTTCCTGGAAACCGACGAATGCCCGTCTTTTGAATCATAAAACACACCGGACAATACCCCATTTAATCTGCTGCATGCCGTCATCCCCTGCCACAAAA
Above is a window of Besnoitia besnoiti strain Bb-Ger1 chromosome Unknown contig00007, whole genome shotgun sequence DNA encoding:
- a CDS encoding ferlin family protein (encoded by transcript BESB_070470), which encodes MAAKPIQYNVKVDLHEVKELSFRENVGDKEIVPNPYIEVTVNGVTKTTNQKTQVVSATFNTSFNFTTYLTAEEFARSYVEVAVLHKYMLIGGLGLQSADIGKCVFSFAYIYAKSQHWIYRQWVTLRNLEQPQETAGLLLITVGVFGPGDAMPVVDETVVVLNEGGDRTSQDVKVKLTHYNLSVNIYKGQDIPAVPGQFSTVLEPYVKVKHGGAELQTRPLPDSNPEWLASISVPACVPCFDGNVLVELWNGQPSATTGGTLMGTVVLDYFQLTKNDLPPRWFNFYWRPPTEGLLGAVTDMMTSADLRQPIEYGGRILLSASAAKVQTPLPMGVRPARATPEPPTQECVWWIDLYEMTSATGYTSQLRVEIAFGPHTVRTAPLDANAMGTYVIDNETGRMPEQKIFSPVDELQVWDVTMYVCSPPATTVAAGIADVSSWFTGWGGTPAPAAGASSTAPAEWTRLAWVRIPYDTKQFQNGKPQWHTLRSLDGTSTEMFSILMGMEMFPTKAGKTRSERLEYRLARYYFRALIYEGLHLPAVGYDVFPDPYIRVELGSKMLRTTTIRQTLNPSYYEAYEIETRLPENITLAPDINVDVVSESNSILSSDVVLGSVQYPIQKVPKEWKKAPVWLPLQSKAYPRCKAKVLVAFELVPAEKAEDDTYPFFDDIRPSTKEGNIRLFLVGVRLYKPLTQPFVTVCFGRDVEDTSLPLWSQQSSAPRTGEGGNWNFLEEFRVSVSLPKRMQHHSFLEVKVQDKVQGIGGESMTDVGMAYITLNPLLPWLDSREQTECLETFKLQMLEEVLIEDAENARRSTEGGGARNAVDAVDEDGVQKREIAAAERTRKMAIPYNDPDVANLKIEEPDDYVSFQETRPPAGTRPSREPSSRHDGGKAPRDGGTGAPLRGASGVEGGEAPGEAGANEKDDMQIGRQNTSPGEGGAVGGRRDAIVTGSVQGAYGFTAEQLNFMLTVMDEDDTEEMMRDEVPYELEADFTVDDLPYLRTPIFRPTDAGVPETVGYLKYVCRVYQSTDDGQGAEMDQICKSLIETYNSTRDLVVRAYVLAARGLVPPSGASDIQTYVWIYDSENAVTLPGGLSYNIRDTGYVKKQGFKPEFNRCYSLACSLPENSVVQIALMNMGHLSDECIGRTYLDVEDRFFNRKVEQMVLEESTPIELRTLKNEGSTVSHGTLRGFFEIMRSEYAQLHPPYTLASAEPDEYQLRVVIWRVKAVPLDDNSSISLFVRTIYQLEESSEVVKDTDTHYNSRDGTAVYNWRMVFDVLIPAQIPVLKLQIWNYALLSSTEPIGESNLDLTADFFRARKRQQNYRVPKMWVRCSHPAHKGKLRGSIEMEASILPREEAEYTPVGNGREEPNRDPFLPAVTTNRTYVDWQQIGETVGAASNAIMSGLKWTGVWMAVAGVIALVVFVMFLLK